In Pseudomonas sp. P5_109, the genomic window AGGGTGACGAGTACGTGATCAATGGCAGCAAGACCTTCATCAGCAACGGCCTGACCGCCGACCTGGTGATCGTCGTGTGCAAGACCGACCCGGCCGCTGGCGCCAAGGGCATCAGCCTGATTGCCGTGGAGACCAGCCGCGCCGGTTTCAAGCATGGCCGCAAGCTGGAAAAGGTCGGCCAGCACGCCCAGGACACCGCCGAGCTGTTCTTCGACAACGTCCGCGTGCCGGTCGGTAACCGCCTGGGCGAGGAAGGCCTGGGCTTCACCTACCTGATGGGCGAACTACCGCAAGAACGTTTTTCCATCGCGGTCTCCGCCGCCGCCAAGCTGGAGCGCCTGCTTGAGCAAACCATCGAGTACGTAAAGGACCGCAAGGCCTTCAACCAGACCGTGTGGGACTTCCAGAACAGCAAATTCAAGCTCGCCGACATCAAGGCCCAGGCCACCGCCCTGCGGGTGATGGTCGACTACTACCTGGGCGAACACATGCGTCGCCGGCTGACCCTCGAAGAAGCCGCCATCGCCAAGCTGCACACCACCGAAACCGTGTGGAAATGCATCGACGACATGGTCCAGTTGCACGGCGGCTACGGCTACATGATGGAGTACCCGATCGCCCGCGCGTTCGTCGACATGCGCGTCAACCGCATCTACGGCGGCACCAGTGAAGTCATGCGCGAAATGATCGCGCGCAAGCTCTGAATCTCTCAAACAACAAGGAAAACAACGATGAGCAATAAAGTGTTCGTTGCTGGCGTCGGCATGATCCAGTTCAAGAAACCGGGGACCAACGAGCCCTACGACATCATGGGTGAGCAGGCGATTCGCCTGGCCCTGGCCGATTGCGGCCTGGACTTCAGTGACATCCAGCAGGCCTACGCCGGTTACGTCTACGGCGACTCCACCTGCGGCCAGAAAGCCCTGTACCGCGTCGGCATGACCGGCATCCCACTGGTCAACGTCAACAACAACTGCGCCACCGGTTCCAGCGCG contains:
- a CDS encoding acyl-CoA dehydrogenase family protein; translation: MFRTTVRRFFERECLPRQAAWDKAGQVDRETWLKAGREGLLGITLPTEYGGGGGDFGHCAVFNEEFARAGVSGAYFGMHSDVIAPYINRCGNEEQKQKWLPGICSGEIILAIAMTEPGTGSDLKAVRTSAVREGDEYVINGSKTFISNGLTADLVIVVCKTDPAAGAKGISLIAVETSRAGFKHGRKLEKVGQHAQDTAELFFDNVRVPVGNRLGEEGLGFTYLMGELPQERFSIAVSAAAKLERLLEQTIEYVKDRKAFNQTVWDFQNSKFKLADIKAQATALRVMVDYYLGEHMRRRLTLEEAAIAKLHTTETVWKCIDDMVQLHGGYGYMMEYPIARAFVDMRVNRIYGGTSEVMREMIARKL